The Vitis vinifera cultivar Pinot Noir 40024 chromosome 8, ASM3070453v1 genome segment ATACTAATCTATATCAGTAGTGGTGGCAAGAGTACgacaaaaataatttcatattatgAAGGCATAGGTATTGTCAGTTCAACTTCTTAATCAGCCTTGGCTGGAACACCGTAGTGTTTATCGGCAGAATCATGATATTAACTAGGAATGTGTAGTAACAACCTGATATGTATATACTGATAATACACCATCCTTCTTCCATGAAAGATGGACTTTTCAATTCTGTGATTTCCATATGGTGATTGTTACAAGCTGAAAGCTCATGGGGGACTTAGAGGGAACCAAGTGATCAAACTCAAAGCATAGAGGCTTGGCCATTAGAtcaaagggaaaaggaaaagaaattgaagggagaattaaaataagaaatacagaaatgaaaagaaaaataaaaattatctgtATTTAAGGACATGGGATCTGCAATTCTACTTCACCTTTGGCCGTTCACCAAGCCTGAGCTCGAGATCCAAGTCTTCTAAGGAGCTTGCGCGAAGTTCAAGTACCTCTGGTTGGACGTGATGTCTATCACCTGAACTTGGTTTAAGGAAGAAAGGTAATAATGATGGTGAATCCGTTCTCCTTCTCTTGCAACTAATGGTCTCCTCCATGCCACCTGATGACGCAGTTTGACGAGTTCTTCGGACCACCCAATTCAAGCTTACAGATAAATCAGGTTTGATATAGTCCCCTTTAGCCCAACATCCTGATTCTAGAATTCTAGAGCTCTTTTCTCCTTCAGCTTTTGGATCCGACACGCAAATATATCCATCCGCACCCGAGTTTGGATTTGATGGTGCGGGAGAAAAAGGAGGCCTCTTTTTGTGCTCTTGGATGATAGAGGAAGAATAAGGAGGGACCAAGATCTGTTCAATACAATTCTCTTGAGTTTTTGGGGCTGAAACCCTAGAAAGTGAGGAAGGTGATGCAAGAACATCTGGATCAgaattagggttagggttataAACAAAGGTACAAACCTGAGATGGGTATTGAAAACCCAAAGATGAACAGGGATGCTGAGTATGATTGTGGTGATtttgatggtgatggtgaaGAATTTCATTGTGGGGACTTGGAGACTGCTTTAGTCTGGCTCTATCCCTCCTATGAACATTCATATGACCACCTAGAGCTTGAGCTGACCTGAATTCTCTTTTACAAAAGCTGCAAGAATAGGACCTTGGAGGCCAAATACACCCTCCAAGAGGCCCAGCTGCATCTTCTGCAAAAGCCTGTTCTTCCCACGAATCACTGTATGAAGGATTAGTGGATGCTTGAACATGAGAACTCAAACTATGTTTCCGCTTTGTCCACATCCAGAATCGTGCCTGCTCCATTGTGCTAGAACCTGAGATCAACTTGACCGAGCTGAAAAGCAAAGATCAGTTCATATATGAAGGTATAGCAACAGAGGCGATTGTGGAGGCCGGAGATGAATGCAGATGGATGAGGGCGACTCTACATCCAACATGGAGACCTGAAAGCTACCTGAGAGAATCTACAAGTGAGAGCAATTGAATGAGAAAAGTCTCTTCTCTTGCTGAGGGGGTTGTTTTGGAAGGTGAAGTGGTGGGTACTCCTATTTTGGCTGTTTCAGTGTAGCTACCTGTTTTGGTTTATTAGTCGGCTCCCTACACAGTCACTGTAATGagtattctattttcttttcctgcaATTTTCTGTGGAAGGAGAAACAAAAGACTCAGAAAATCACCAGTGTGGGTCATGATAGGTCTTACACCTTGAGGGTGTATGCTTACAGACAAACTTATATAACCCTCTGAAATGACATGGGTAGCAGGGATCCATCAAAATGAAGTCGTATGATGACTTTGATTTGCACCACTTTGTATCCCAACACACTCCTTTTCATTTTCAGAATTTATCCCAAGAGCGTAATTAATGCATCTACTGATAAAGACTGGTTGATCAGCTCGTGAGCTTGCCCAAACTtgatgtacaaaaaaaaaaggtgttaaaaataaaaaaatgagtccATCGTTCGCTCCGAACCAAAGCAGCCCGATTCCAAATTTCAAATAGTGTTTCAGGGAAGGTAATTATACACGTGGTAGTAATATTAAGGGTGAAGCTAGAATGGCAGCATTTTGGAATGATGGCGGGGTGGCAACCACATGTGCTCCAGAAAAGCCACATGTCCATCCAACACCCTCTAATATCTATACATGTCCACAAGCATTTCACTGCACCAACTGACCAAAAGTTTTAAATCTCAACACCAAGGAGCCCAAACTCAAGATTTCcagattgatattaataattttttatttttttatttcatttaattttgcaattgaaaaaaaaaaaaaaaacctcccaTATATATGAACTAGAAAGGTGGGTTACATTAGAAAGGAAGTGCGCCTGCGAACACAACATTTATCTTCAATTATTGTTGAAATCATCAGTGTCTCCATTAACCATATCAATATCATTATTAACGTGATGAAGAGAGAGAGGTAAGAGCACTTTCTTTAGATCATGATCCCTAACAGAGGATTCATCTGACATCTCGAGATAAAAAAACCCTGGAGGCTTGGATTGCTCACTGCTCATACCAATTTtggttttaatcattttatactTCTGTTCAGAtttcttaatttcaattattattattattattgagtcATTGAAAACAAAGGTATAAGATAAggttgaaaaaataatattaaaatttctcTAGGAAAGAAGACTATGAGACAAAAagacaatttaataatttaaatatttttaaaatatgggcaaaatcattaaaattaaattcaaagattaaaaatttgcataaaaaaacaaaattgagggCGCGTGTCCCGTGGTTTCAAACATTTTTCAGTTTAAGTTAGGGGggaaaataattgaattataataataaataaagctTCAGATGCatgcctctttttttttctctctcttttcttttgctGTGAAGTAAACTTTATAATATGTATAATTACCCGTTAAAGGTAtatggaaattgaaaataagaGGGTTTAGccacaaataataaatttcttctatttattataaatcTTGTAAGAAGAAAACTTAAgatttatttgataatgattttttatgatagtttttttattatctagaacaaaaataaaaaataaaaaaaaagaaggaaaagatatttaacaatcaaaatttgttttctatttttaattcttaaaaaaataaaataaaatgtttttaaattagttattttttatttatacatttatcgagaactattttaaaaaataattattcaaacatataaaataattaaaaataagatattaaatataaaaataatttttaaaaataggttaaaaatattttaaatttgtaaataaatttttattttataaaatattataaaacaattttaaaaaatatattcttaaatactatttttaagaacCAGGTACCAAAGCACTTCAGCTTACGTTGGAGCCAAATGGGTCATCAATTGAGAAATTGATTTGCCTGAAATCCATTTTTACAAGATTCCTCTTGTAGACATTTTATTGGAAGATAACAACTTCCTGTGCCTGCTATTAATTTCATGTACTAGACTTGGACTATTCCTCAATTCTGACACTTCTTTATAGGCTTGCTTCTCCAGCAAGAATCCTCAGTAAAAACCATTAATAAAATAGCTTGCTAGACAGCAATATTCTTCATTAAATGTTAGTAGATTTGAAACACCATTGACTGATTTCAATCATATAATCCCTccacttataaaataaattacaactcgaaatggaaataaaatgaaagaattaaTACAAATAGAAGCTTACAAAATTAACGAAGAAAGTGCATGCATGAGTGGTGGCGGCCTGGTCGGGAAGACATTCAAATAAAGACTACCGCTGCGGCCTCTGACCGTCCGTCTCGTCTCATCTTTCTTAGGCTATACTTGTATGTAGCCCGTCATATTAGATCCACATGAAAGCCCTTATAAAAAGCTTTAAAAAGGCACTCATAGAATTCCAATAAATACGTATAGTTGGCTTGACTAAACACTTGATCAGCACCCGCATGCCATGACGTGATTGGTAGGGTAGCTGGATAGCCATTTAAAGAGTCTCCCGCAGTGTAAAGGATTCAATTAATATTGTGTTTGTAGCCATGTAGGACTTTTGGGTCCCCATAAACCACCTAATTGATAGCTTGGCTTAAAATGTATCTTTCTTTCCGTCTCTCCAGCAGCTAAACTCTTTGCCTTGGGGATAATGTCAACATTACAGGTCAATATATTGACTGAATTTCGCCTcccattaaataataaatttaattaatggttaatttaaattaaaatgaatattgGGTGGTTGAGAAGGGTCAAgatcttatattttaatgtcTGTAGCGTTATGCTTGGCCCATTTGACCGGCATAGCCACATCTGATGCTAGAGGACTCGTTGCTTCCTCATTGGTACTGCGTTCGAGGGTCAAATTGGATTCTAGAAGTTCTGGGTGATTCAATGGAGGTAAAAGGAAACCGTGAACGTGATCAAGTAGTTCATAAAAGGAGACTCATCGGAAAAGGTTTTAGTAACTGGCACAGATTTTATTATTCCAACAACAAAATTAACTTACCTTATTagtaaatttaattcattaattgaattaaatagaagaaaat includes the following:
- the LOC100259726 gene encoding zinc finger protein 10 isoform X1 produces the protein MEQARFWMWTKRKHSLSSHVQASTNPSYSDSWEEQAFAEDAAGPLGGCIWPPRSYSCSFCKREFRSAQALGGHMNVHRRDRARLKQSPSPHNEILHHHHQNHHNHTQHPCSSLGFQYPSQVCTFVYNPNPNSDPDVLASPSSLSRVSAPKTQENCIEQILVPPYSSSIIQEHKKRPPFSPAPSNPNSGADGYICVSDPKAEGEKSSRILESGCWAKGDYIKPDLSVSLNWVVRRTRQTASSGGMEETISCKRRRTDSPSLLPFFLKPSSGDRHHVQPEVLELRASSLEDLDLELRLGERPKVK
- the LOC100259726 gene encoding zinc finger protein 10 isoform X2, translated to MEQARFWMWTKRKHSLSSHVQASTNPSYSDSWEEQAFAEDAAGPLGGCIWPPRSYSCSFCKREFRSAQALGGHMNVHRRDRARLKQSPSPHNEILHHHHQNHHNHTQHPCSSLGFQYPSQILVPPYSSSIIQEHKKRPPFSPAPSNPNSGADGYICVSDPKAEGEKSSRILESGCWAKGDYIKPDLSVSLNWVVRRTRQTASSGGMEETISCKRRRTDSPSLLPFFLKPSSGDRHHVQPEVLELRASSLEDLDLELRLGERPKVK